In Archangium violaceum, the following are encoded in one genomic region:
- a CDS encoding Tox-REase-5 domain-containing protein, translated as MHKTPTTDSEDALNYQEQVTGRPAWFVYMIGEEEFDGFNGTELLEAKGPRYIKFFNNDGTPKYWYVRSGGFNELIEQASAQSRMAERVKLSLTWHVADAKVAEFLREIFKDRGWNNITVRHTPPAP; from the coding sequence GTGCACAAGACGCCCACGACTGACTCCGAGGATGCCCTGAACTACCAGGAGCAGGTGACGGGGCGGCCTGCCTGGTTTGTGTACATGATTGGTGAGGAGGAGTTCGACGGCTTCAACGGTACGGAACTGTTGGAGGCCAAGGGACCCCGCTACATCAAGTTCTTCAACAACGATGGCACGCCCAAGTATTGGTACGTGAGGTCAGGAGGATTCAACGAGCTGATCGAACAAGCCAGTGCTCAATCGAGAATGGCCGAGCGGGTAAAGCTATCGCTGACGTGGCATGTGGCCGATGCCAAGGTCGCGGAGTTCCTTCGCGAAATCTTCAAGGATAGAGGATGGAACAACATCACCGTCCGCCATACACCGCCAGCCCCGTGA